Part of the Anomaloglossus baeobatrachus isolate aAnoBae1 chromosome 1, aAnoBae1.hap1, whole genome shotgun sequence genome, AGAAGAGCAGGTCCTTCCCTCGGTCCAGGacaaaatgtttgctggcctgaaattGAAGAAACAAGTCAGATTTTCAGTCCATGCCAATATCTTATGTCTCAAGAATGGGAATTCCCTGAAAAATGGTTCCGGAGCGACCTCTGACACAGGTTTCCCCTAGAGAACAAAAAGTTGCACTGGGAGGTCCCAAAGGTGGATGAGCAGGTAGCGCGGTTGGCTAAAAATTCTGCGCTCCCCTTTGTGGATACTTCCCAGCTTAGGGACCAGATGGATTGCAAAGAGAGCCTTATGAAAACAATCTTGAGAGGCCTCCTCTTCCACCATTCAGGCAAATATTGCCTCTACTTGTGTCTCCAGGTCCCTTCTCAAATGGCTTGACCAATTGGAAGCTCATATTTCCCAAGGTACCCCTAGGGATGATtttctggaatcccttcccttgctcagGAAGGCTTCCAGTTTTCTGGCAGATATTTCTGTAGAGTCTGTCCTTCTGGCTGCCAGGTTTTAGGTGTTGTCCATCTCCGCTAGATGGGCTTGTGGCTTAAAGCCTGGAGTGGGGACTCCACTTCTAAAATGAGGCTCTGCTCTCTTCCCTTTAAAGGGGACTTGATATTTGGCCCAGCTCTGGATGAAATTCTGGATAAGGCAACTGATCAGAAGGCCCTTCCGGAGCAAAAACCTCCCAGGAAACGGCTCTTTTGTCCCTCGGTGCCTCAGACCTCCCAGCCCAAAGGGAAAGGGAAGTCAGGTCGGTGGAGCTATCTAAAGGGTAGAGGGTGGAATATTTTCATCCCTTCCCAACAGCAACATCAGCAGCATAACAAACAGTGACTCGGTTCTGGTGGGGGCGGGGCGACTCTTGAACTATCCTCCCCAGAGGCGGACCATCACCAACTGCCAGTGGGGAAGGTCTTATCAGAGGGTCTCTTAATagaacccccccccctccaccaggTCTCCAAGTCACTGCCCTGTCCTCACAGGGTTCCCAGGATTTCCTGTACCCAAAGTTACAGGAGTTAATGCATTCAAGGGTCATTTCCCCAGTTCCAAGTCATAAGGAAGGGGTAGGCCACTACACCCGCCTCTTCCTAGTCAGAAAGCCATCTGGAGACGTCCGGGTTATCATCAATCTGAAACGTCTCAACCAACGGGTTCGGTACCGGCagttcaagatggagtcagtaaaatcGGCGATTCCATTGATAGGGCTGTACCACCAGATGGCCACATTCGACTTGAAAGATGCGCACTTTCATGTGCCATTCATCCTCAGCACAGGATGTATCTCAAAGTTGCGATTCTGCACAAGGGGGAAGTTCTTCACTTTCAgtccaatgtacttcccttcgggatctcctctgcCTCAGGGGTTTTCTCAAAGATCATGGCAGAAGTAGTTGCCTTCCTGAGGGTTCAAGGCATCTGTCTGGTgccatatttggacgacttcctTCTCATTGCTCCCTCCGCTCAGACCCTCAGGAGCCATGTGGAGAAGTCTTTGGGCATTCTTCAATCCTCGGGCTGGATCCCCAATTTCAAGAAGTCTCAGATGCAACTCTCCTCCACACGACTCTCACGTTCTAGTTGGGGTTGGGGGTTATGATTGCCAACACCCCATTTCAAAGTATCTGGAGTCATTATGTCAGCTCCCAGTCATCCAACTACTGGGAACTAAGGGCAGTCAAGGAAGCCCTCCTGGCAGCTCAGGATATCGTCAAGAACTTTCACGTTCTAGTCTATTCCGACAATGTCACCACAGTGGCGCATCTTTGCTATCAGGGTAGTACGAGGTCCGATTACCTGAGGTCCATGTCCTTTTAGATTTTCCTCTGGGCAGAAAAgttcctctgtccctctctctgataCACCTAAAGGGGGCTTGAATCTTCAAGGGGACTTTTTAAGTCTTCAGGATGTTCACCCAGGAGATTGGAACCTGGACCAtgcagtgttctgctctctggtggcaaggtagGGTACTCCGGAGATCGACTTGTTTGCGTAGGATGGAAATCTAAAGCTCGCAATTTTTTTCCCCTGAACCCATGGGACAACGTGGACGCCTTCTGCCACCCTTGGGTCTATCATCTTGCCTACGCCTTCCCGCCTATCCCTCTTCTGGCAAGAACCCTGCGAAAGATCAGGGAAGATGAAGTCCAACCTATCCTACTAACTCCACTGTGACCAaaaaggagttggtacagcctgatcatAACTCTTGGAGTTGATGGGCCGATCCTCCTGAGTCCAGACCCCAGTTTGCTATCCCAGGATCTGCTATTCCACCCGGATCCTCAGAAGCTcaagttggctgcctggcttctgaggcccgggtgcTAAGGGAACAGGGCCTTTCTGAAAAAGTCTTGGCTGCTCTACAACAGAAACATGAACCAGTCACTAACCGTATTTACAATAAAATCTAGATGAGATTCTCCTCCTGGCATGGTTCTCACCCTCCTGACCCACTCCTGCCTAACATAGTGCAAATACTAGACTTCCTGAAGAGTGGATTGGACTTGAGCCTCAAGCCTAGCACATTGAAGGTGCAGGTTTCGGCTCTCAGTGCAGTTTTCGATACGGATCTGGCCTCTCATCGCTGGATCCGACGATTTATGGTGTCCGCTAGTAGGATTTGCCCACGGCAGATGGTCCTCACACCATCCTGGGACCTCAATGTGGTCCTGACTGGACTTTCTCATTCTCCTTATGAAACTCATCCTGTAGCATCCGATCTTTCTCTCTCACAAGGCTGCATTTCTTGTCACAATTACTTCTGCTCGGAAAGTCGGGGAGCTTCAAGCATTATCCATCCAGGAACCATTCTTGACCATCAAAGATGACAGCATTTTCTTTCGGCtgtacccttccttccttccttccttcccaaggtggtcttGGATTTCCATCACTCCCAATCCATTGTTCTTCTTTCTTTCTGTCAGCATCCTCAAACTCCAGGAGAGGAAGTATTCCATTCTTTGAATATTCGCAGGAcagtgttaagctggtgtcacacataacgacgacgacaacgacgtcgctgcaacgtcaccatattctgtgacgttgcagcgaccatagatgatcgttagtaagctgtcaaacatgctaaataaagcagcgacgaagcagagatcatagcgacgtcgacggtcgttgtgtggtttcagacatgtctttgcacgacgagtcagaggtgtggttttaacccctagataaggtttgcgttatctcttttcacgcccctctgttcctattggtgatcgctacagcgctttgcgttgtctttcttcacgcccctctgttccgattggtcatcactacagcgtcgcctgattgggtgaccgtatcaaacaaaagacgacgcagtagcgcttccattcactctacctgagctttttcagaacgcagtttgttgcagtgattttttcaatttgttgatttcgtcttggattttcaatattctcctgacttaaaggtaagtaatttttttaggcagtattataccaatattctagtacatcgtgacattaatatagcaactgtattcttgtatattgtggcagtattatagttatatttagttatatttatctatgtacatagggggaagtattatagcttttctattcctgacgttatatattcaataccgctgtacatatagttatgttcttgtacataggggcagtattatagtagttatattcttgtatatagaggcagtattatagtagttatattcttgtatataggggcagtattatagtagttatattcttgtatatagggacagtaatatagtagttatattcttgtatatagggagcagtattatagtagttatattcttgtacataggggcagtaatatagtagttatattcttgtatataggggcagtattatagtagttatattcttgtatataggggcagtattatagtagttatattcttgtatatagggacagtaatatagtagttatattcttgtatatagggagcagtattatagtagttatattcttgtacataggggcagtaatatagtagttatattcttgtatataggggcagtattatagtagttatattcttgtatatagggacagtaatatagtagttatattcttgtatatagggagcagtattatagtagttatattcttgtacataggggcagtattatagtagttatattcttatacataggagcagtattatagtagttatattcttgtacataggggcagtattatagtagttatattcttgtacataggggcagtattatagtagttatattcttgtacataggggcagtattatagtagttaaattcttgtacataggggcagtattatagtagttaaattcttgtatatagggggcagtatgatagtagttatattcttgtacatagggggccgtattatagtagttatattattggacataggagcagtattaaagtagttgtacataggtggcagtattatagcagctatattcttgtgcttagtttataacaatgtagtaatacattaatttccttttttttcagatgtcttccaacAAACAAGAATTCATAAGGGAGGTGATTGAGATGTATCaatccctgccttgtttgtggaaGATAAAGTCTGTCGATTACAGCAATCGATACAAGAAAAAGCAGGCCTATGAGCAGCTTATTGAACTGTTCCAGAGGCATAACCCTACGGAGACCATTACGACAGAGATTGTGCGAAAGAAAATCCAGGGTCTTCGCACCgtttataaaaaggaactaaataaggtggaaaaggccagcaaatctggtgccggaacggaggaactttacgttccaaagctttggtactacgatttgctggccttcaTAAGAGACCAAGAGGTACCACGGACAATAACATCGCTGTCCTTGGGTCCGGGAACACAGCCTGAGGTCCGGTCTGACACCacagttggagatgtaagtacctttgtgaaacttttgatgtacatggcattatttaattgaaaatagttactacggttttctatgattactgttgcagatttcaaaatgtatcccttccagttcagataagtatactcctttgctagtttctccacactctattttcataccatgtaatgacatttcatatcttgtagtactagtctgcccctcccattagtttccagtgcatgtgtatccctgtgcctgctgctcatgatatctgattttaacatcatttttattgttccgcaggatcgttgtgaagctgggccaatagtgacaggtggtgatgatgaaattgccgggacttccgaggagaccgcagaagctccattaccgcggcggatctcctcgacccgtaagaggcagccgaacaactcatcttcaacagaccttatggatatggcgaagaaaatcctggatcagcacagcagaccatccatttgcggatttgcccagcttacggatgaaagactccgtaagctggatgacaaacaaagagttcatgtcgaaagggtcatgctggaggccctcAACAAGGCGGCAGAGGGGAAACTCACAGACTC contains:
- the LOC142300457 gene encoding uncharacterized protein LOC142300457, translating into MSSNKQEFIREVIEMYQSLPCLWKIKSVDYSNRYKKKQAYEQLIELFQRHNPTETITTEIVRKKIQGLRTVYKKELNKVEKASKSGAGTEELYVPKLWYYDLLAFIRDQEVPRTITSLSLGPGTQPEVRSDTTVGDDRCEAGPIVTGGDDEIAGTSEETAEAPLPRRISSTRKRQPNNSSSTDLMDMAKKILDQHSRPSICGFAQLTDERLRKLDDKQRVHVERVMLEALNKAAEGKLTDSSKVCDVEHRQQSSWDQVPWMRMEPPPHLQHDPPAQYPMFPPTNQFFSPQRQHLNDSNKQYQNL